A stretch of the Theileria equi strain WA chromosome 1, complete sequence genome encodes the following:
- a CDS encoding hypothetical protein (encoded by transcript BEWA_031790A) — protein sequence MMLIVFGNFRYFSNTFSRGFDYGLLNGYFGQQWRSFKLLEVLTGSHLEEYRPKINWRINHNNVQDWLSSILYRRAMGPSLATISSPLGIRSFLEKLTYLFNKLRNDKKHRKRAFPKRGYWRRTHAMLRKDNRIKYAYALEGIDYEMIEKLERGEIPDIKTLKR from the exons ATGATGCTCATCGTTTTTGGGAACTTTCGGTATTTTTCCAACACTTTTTCCAGAGGGTTTGATTATGGACTTCTAAATGGATATTTTGGCCAACAATGGAGGAGTTTTAAGTTACTTGAGGTCCTAACAGGGTCACATTTGGAAGAGTATCGTCCAAAG ATAAATTGGCGCATAAATCATAACAATGTACAAGACTGGCTATCATCAATTCTATATCGCAGGGCCATGGGTCCATCGCTGGCTACAATCTCCAGTCCGCTTGGGATTCGTAgttttttggaaaagttgACGTATTTGTTCAACAAGCTtagaaatgataaaaaacATCGCAAGAGAGCCTTTCCTAAAAGAGGTTATTGGAGAAGAACACACGCAATGCTCCGGAAAGACAACAGAATAAA GTACGCATACGCTTTGGAGGGAATTGACTATGAAATGATTGAGAAATTAGAGAGGGGAGAGATTCCAGACATCAAGACACTCAAGAGGTGA
- a CDS encoding hypothetical protein (encoded by transcript BEWA_031780A) gives MENKGHFSSFWESLGNPRYVVAPMVDQSELPFRLLCRRYSAHLTYTPMLHARIFSENEKYRKTHFQTSEDDRPLIAQFCGNDPQTLVNAARIIKDDVSAIDINCGCPQGIARKGKYGAYLLDFPNVITSIVQTVTAQVDINVTCKIRLVEKESLQSTLNLCYALEASGCKALTVHGRDKTEKGVNISDCNWEAIKIIKSRVGIPGNAPSILKMSVVIANGGIESLDDVKRCLEYTGADAVMSSEAILEKPYLFTGREYNNLSIFKEYLSILKGCPEQRLSSVKSHAFKMLHKYLQVHHETREVIGRAGSIEAFDGIVQDLERVVAEDSTYSGSWYRRHRKQVTEPLLEESAPAS, from the exons ATGGAGAACAAGGGTCATTTTAGCTCCTTTTGGGAGTCTCTGGGCAATCCGAGATACGTTGTAGCCCCAATGGTTGACCAGAGTGAACTTCCATTCAG GCTCTTGTGCAGGAGATATTCGGCTCATTTGACCTATACGCCAATGCTACACGCCAG GATTTTTTCGGAGAATGAAAAGTATCGCAAGACTCATTTCCAAACGTCGGAGGATGATCGTCCGCTTATCGCTCAATTTTGCG GCAACGACCCTCAAACTCTGGTAAATGCCGCTCGTATCATAAAGGACGATGTGTCTGCCATTGACATTAACTGTGGCTGTCCTCAG GGGATTGCGAGAAAGGGTAAATACGGAGCGTATCTGTTGGACTTTCCAAACGTCATTac GAGCATTGTCCAAACAGTAACTGCCCAGGTGGACATTAATGTGACATGCAAGATCCGCCTGGTTGAGAAAGAGTCTCTTCAATCCACACTAAACTTGTGCTACGCGCTCGAG GCGAGTGGATGCAAAGCTCTTACGGTCCACGGAAGAGACAAGACTGAAAAGGGAGTCAACATCTCAGATTGTAACTGGGAGGCTATAAAGATCATAAAGTCCAGAGTTGGCATCCCAGGTAACGCTCCTTCCATCCTTAAAATGTCCGTAGTGATCGCAAATGGAGGAATAGAATCGTTGGATGATGTAAAGCGCTGCTTAGAATACACCGG AGCTGACGCGGTGATGTCATCAGAGGCGATTTTGGAGAAGCCGTATCTATTTACTGGAAGGGAGTACAACAATCTGAGCATCTTTAAGGAGTACCTGTCCATCCTAAAAGG GTGCCCGGAGCAGAGGTTGAGTTCAGTAAAATCGCACGCCTTCAAGATGCTGCACAAGTACCTCCAAGTCCACCACGAAACCAGAGAAGTCATTGGTCGTGCTGGAAGCATAGAAGCCTTTGATGGCATCGTACAAGATCTGGAGCGAGTAGTGGCTGAGGACTCGACTTACTCAGGCTCGTGGTACAGAAGACATCGCAAGCAGGTAACTGAGCCTCTGCTGGAAGAATCAGCTCCGGCCTCATGA